CTCTGTTGAGCACGCAGTGACTGTTGAAACTTTCATCAATGGCTGGCAGTACAAAATATGCCATGCTTCACTGATTGCTTAAGGATGAAAAGCAAACACATCCTGGCTGCAAAAGCCTTCAACTCTGGTGAGGTGTGCTTTGTTAACTGGACTCCACTGACCATGTTCATATGAGCTTTCAATAGAAACATCAGTAGGCACATGTGATCATATCCCCTGGTGGTCAGAACAACATAAAAGCACAACATTTGAGGATGTGGAGAGAAAGGGTGAGTGGAAGAAATAGGAGTGATGGATATTAAGGTGAGGAACGGTATGTACTAAGGTACATAAAAAAAGCAAGGCTGACAGGTAAGAGGGGAAGGTTAAATAAAAAGAAGGTGGATACAGTGACtggaaatagaaaagaaaaaatacaaacagatggacagagacacaggtcCACTGAGGAATCTAGTGCGTGGTTTGCTACTAGATTTATAGGTGACTCTCTCTGACGTTTGGTGGTAAACCGTCCAGCCTGTAAAAATGAATAtaaagggaagaagagaagaaacaagaGAGATACTTTGTAAAAGTGCAGAGAGATTTGGATGAGAAAACCCCCATCATAAAAGCAGCAGTAAAGAAGGAGTGTAGGGTAAACAGGCATACCGGTAATTATGATCAAGCGTACTGAAGTAGTATGTCCACAACTAAACAgctaacaaaaaagaaagaacaaactAGACCTAAAATAATGGTTTAAATGTACACATTAATTTGGAAACATGCCTCCTCGATAGTATATTTAAATGATAGCACAAAAAGTAACCTGAAGTTTTAACAGCCATTTTATTACAACCACCTGCTATACCATGATATGGCACCATTTATATGCTATGAAATGGAAGACATGTTTTGTTGGAAGTGGTTGTAATTTTTTCTGATAGTCCAGCTATATTATCATTTGTGCCTAGTCATTAAGAGTCAGTCTCTCAAGCCATGTACTTGTTTATCTTTGGTGATCAGTATGAATGGCACTGACATGCCTATTCTCTAGCcctcacagctgcacacacgTGTGAAGATACAAgcacgtgtgcgcgcacaccacacacatgaAGTAATCGTGTGTACCTTGGCCAGGGCCAGCCTGGTTAGCCATTCCATCGCCGTGTCGTCCAGCGTAGATGTTGTCGGAGGAGAATGAGCCCTTCAAAGAACAGGGCTGCTGGGTGTGGACCTGCTCCTGTGTGACACTGGGTGGATTACTGGAACTGGAGCTCCCGCTGGAATGGGCAGAGCCATCTGACATAACTGAACTTTTAGCAGGGGAGCTGGATGAACTGGCAGCACTTTCACCTTGAGGGAAAGGGGGGATTATAAATGTGTAAGTATGCACGAATCATCTAATCACACATTCCTGCATTTCTGTGAATCTTGCAAAGCTCCCACAGATTGCAATTGTGCCCCTGTAAACATCATCATCAGATAAACCAGTTTCATCATACCCTTCCTCTCACTAGATGTGTTGAGATTATTCTTCAGTTGTTGCACCATTGGATTGAGCAGTTTCCCAGCTTTCAGTTTGTGTTTGCTGGCTCGGCGCCTGCGTCCACTGGGGGGTGCGGCGTGAAGCAGGCCAACATTCGGGGGCAGTGTTTTACCCAGCTCCTTGTACAGACGCTCAATCTCATTCCTCTGGAAGGCTTGGAGCTCTGAGATCTCTTTCATGTgtctaatgaaaaaaaaaacacaaagatggcATAAAAAAATTAATTATTCTTAGAACACACAAATTCCCACATAACTACCAGCAATAGTGACGCATGCAACTCTGAGATGGAAGCTAAAGTGCCAGCGCAGTCAGATGGCATTGCAATTCTGACTTGTCAACACAAGGGGGAGGCTTTCACAGAATTGGCTGCAAGAAAATTTAATTTCCAACGATTAGGTTTTTGGCATTTCGGTTGTATTCTTTATGCCACCAACAGCTAGCAGGAGAAAGGGCAATAAAATAGGGAAAGAGAAGAAGGCATGCTGCAAAATCACTTAATATTcaaaataatatatattataacagacagacagacagacaaggaacAAAGTGGAGGTTTCCCTGACTGCATGTTTGTAATGTCTTGTGTGTTATACTTTACTTTTCTCTCAGTTTCTGTAGTTCTTTCTTCATATCTGCATCCTCAAACTCTGAATCATTGTCGCTGCTGATGTACGAAGAGTGAGCATGTGCTGGAGAAGGTGAGGGAGCGTGGCCGTTCATCGCCACAAGATGCTGGGATGTCGAATTGGAGCTCTGCTCACTTTTGCTCCGGCCAGTGCGTCGCAGGAAGGCCACTGCTCTCTTCATGAATTCACTTCCACTGTGTTCGGACAGGGCATGAGCTGGGGAAGCAtggtgggatggagggagagtaatgctgctgctgtcctcatcTGCAGAGTCGGAGCAAAGGCGAGTGGAGCGCTGATAAGGGTGACGGATAGGCGTATCGATCGTCTGGGCACGGGGCATGCGGTGTGGTGTGAGGTCAGgactggaggtggaggtggactgGTAGAAATTTGGTGGTGCAGAGAAACGTTTGGTGATTTCTGTGCTCCGATTACCAGCTGAGGTCATTGCAGAGGGCCTGTCTACATTTGCACATTCCTCTTTGGTCCCTTTGCTGTGAGTCTGACTATGGGATCCCCCGGAACTGCTAGAGGGGGCCAGGGAGCTGCAGGCACTTAAGATTGCCTTGCTTTTCTCGACACGATAAATGGCATCCGGTGGAGTGGGGATGATCTGGGGACAGTAGAGAAGATCACATTAAGTTTGTGAATCTACGAAAGGTCCAAATCACAAAAGAAACCACCCCCACTGTAACCACTCCCAACACTGTTTAattcatttcaaacaaatgaCATTAGTATTGACATAAAGGTGGATTCCTACTTGAAAGCGGTTTCTGGTAGTGATGTCCTCTGTGTTCAAAATGCTGTTGTTGGctaaggaaaaagaaaacaattttaTTTATGCAAAAATACTAGCAGATAGTCAAAATATCCCTGAGTAGTTTCTGTAAAAAGGGACATCAAATACATACCTGACACTGTGGAGTCACCTACATCACTGCATTCAGGAATCTGAGActaatggacaaaaaaaaaaaatagaattcacAGTCACACAAAGAATTCACATTCAAAATCattttgaaaattaaaatcagCAATAAATCTAACTCTTCACTCAGGACTGTTGCTGAAGTGCGCCAGGCTGCTGTATAAACATAAAATGAAGCTGCTAGTTGAAGAGCATAAGACTAATTGGTATGTTTATGACAGTAATGTTATTATCCTTCTCATCCTTCTACACCTTTCTGAACATTCAGGTCATATTAGTTACACGTAATCAAATTATTTTGCGATTGTGCCATTAACTTTGTTCCTAACCACCACTGTTAATGCCTAGATTATTCCGATTTATATTTACCAGTGattctcctttcttctttttatgtGCTCCCTCTGTGCTCTGACCATCTGAGACAGGGGTTGAACTGACTCCCTCGGTACCCGAGGCCTGGGGATCGGATGCAGTGCTGGAAGTCTGCAAGGGGGCATGTTCCTGGTATAAAAGGTTTCTCAGTTTCTCATCCAAAGTCTTGATGGTCCGATCGACGAAATCTACCCTTCGTGGCCCCTCGCTGTCTGACTCTCCTGGTCCAACGCTCCCTGGCTGCTGGTGGCTTGAGGACTGGGAGCCCTGGGAGGTCTGATGTGCAGGACTCTGAGGCTGGGATGTCACAGTTCCAGGCTGCATAGGTGTGGCATAGGGTTGCTGTAAGACCACAGACTGATTCGCTGCCAGTTGTTGAGGGAGCTCTCCAGTCGGACTAGACTTGTGATTAAGCTGATTAGACTGAGAGAGCCTTGAATCACCAGGTGCTCGCTTATCAATAGCATTCACATCCAGAGAGACAGGTGGCACAATTGCACAGCATGGCATGTCAGTTACTATAGAGACAGCAGAGATGCAAGGTTCTTCCACAGACTTGGGGTGgctggtagcagcagcagcagcaggaggagcatgcTTAGCTAAACAGGGCTGAGCTTGCTGTATCCTGGCTTTTTCAGTGTTcgcaggggacagagaggaggagggcacAGTCTGAGAGGGTAAAGATGTGCCTGTGGTTGTTGCTGTAGTTATGTTGTCATTGGGcctggatgatgatgaagctgatTTCTCAGATTCTGATATAATAcaattgaaaaacaaaacaaacagcagattAGAGGTCTAATCTCAGCTACGACACATCACAAAGCACAGAAAAGTCCTAAGGGTGCTTGAGGGTTACATCACAGCTTGTCTTGCCCCATCAGGCTTTTTCAGCTGGAGTACAAATCCTACCCTTCATTTCTTCCTAGAACCACTGCAGAGTCACTATTATATAACTAACTCGCATCCCAGTGCACAGCAGCATGAAGAAAATGTGATTCTGTAATATACAGacaatacagtaaaaaaaaaaatctcagtcAATGACATATCAACATGGAACATACCCTGGGCCGTTGAAGCATTCGATGCAGGCTTCTCATCATCTAACAAAGGTGTCTCAGCTACGGGGCAGATAATAAACCAGCGCTTTCCAGTGTGAAGGACTGTCAAAGAAAATTAGGTaatgtaaattttaaaaaaaaatacaaaaagttATCAATTAACAGGTTTTAAAGAAAAGGGAGAACTAGAACTAGATTTTAATTACTATATAAAACTCTCAGCACTAGTGATATATTATTAAATGGTACAGCATAACAGACCTTTTTTATTGATATATATTCCAAGATCTTCCAAGTCTTACCATTTTGCTGGTACATCATCTGCGGAGCGTTAGGTGTAGACGGTTTCAAACCCTAAAAACATTAGATTTCTTCAAAGAAATGACTCACATGCATTGACTCAGCCAATATTTACAACAAGCTAAAGAGCTGCAGTACATAAACAAAATAACAGCGATGAAACTATTGTATCAGACAGAATGGAATTATCATCTACATTTGCTGGCAGTGCAGCACAATGAGTCCAGAGTGGAGTGATGATAATGTATTCCCGATTGCAGCACTTCAAACTAAAAAGGAATTAAAAACTAAACAGCTTCGTTCCTACCTCGGTTCCTAATGTTCCCGGTGCGTCAGTCTGTTTTGGACCACCTGCCTGCTCCGAGTTCTTCTCACCCTCAGCGTCCTCACTCAACATGTCTTCTGCCTTGTCCACAATGTCCTTCAGTTGCTCGATGAATGCTTCCTTTTCCAAAGGTAGAATGAAATCGTTCTCCACCTAAGGAGCATGATGCACATTAAATCCGGAATGAGAAAGGAAAACCTCCAAAAAGATATTTCTAAGCAAATAGAAAACATCTAATGTCAGCTATGGATTCTAACATGATACAAAAACAGTTACATACCATATATGTAGCAATCTCCTCTGGTGCATCCCCATCTAGGTCAAACTTAAAAGTGACCATTTTGTGGTTATGGGTTTCCAGCTGACACTCTACCATCTTATCACCAGTGTTACACACCTACAATCAGAACAAGGccaataaatgaaagaaatcagTTCTTCAGATAAATTTTAGTTTACCCACATTGAGGATGTTAAGCTTTGGCCTGCTGATCTTCTCCTGCCGAGAACGAGTTCGCGTGGACCTGCGGTGGTGCTTGCGGACTTTCCCCTCGCCTTTACTGCCATGTGTCCCCTCATAGCCATCACTCATCTCCTTACCGGAGGTGGCATCAGAGTTGACACTGCATTTGAGTGAGGAATGGCAGAAATTGTCAACACTAAACATTAAGCACTCTGTGAACAGTAAAAGGAGTCACATTCAAAGACGACATGGCTAGTACCTCTCATAGCCCTGTCCTCCAGTATGTTTCTCCAAGGCTTGTTCCTACAGAAAGCAAACGAATAAAGAGACTGAAACACATCACATCACTGATACAACCTTTGAGACAAGTTTGCATTTGCTACATCGGAGTGGAAATGCAAGGAAAGGGGAGGAGCTACTGAGACTTGTGCAGTAGAAGTATGAAAATACAAGTCCACACCTCAGTAATCACCTCTGTTGGTGCTTGACCTGCAGAGCCCGAAATAGTGCCAAGTGGTTTCTGCTGAGTCAAAGAGGACCCGACAGACACGGAGGATGCTCTCTGGGAGTCAGAGGGCTGTTGCGCAGGAATTTGGCTCTGAGGCTGACTCTGGGTCTGAGCCTGCAGGGGCAGCTGACAAGGATTCTTTTTGCCAAGGTGGTCTGGTGCATtcagcagaggtggagagaaTGCTGCAGGTTGACCGAGTGGAGCAGAGTGAGCAAGCTCAGCATGGCTGACCATGTCCTGTATTTATGATAGACAAACACATTcataaataaaatcattctgATAAACATATTATAAAAATAGCTGCATTGTTTGTGCTATTTATAAATTGGTAATTTATTCCCAAAATGCATAGTTTCTATTAATTATCTCAAATACTTGTGAATAGAAATTCTTAGctcaaagacaaacaacagttTTGCTGCGatataaataaaagaacaacaaaTCAGACAACTGTTATCTTTACACCCTTTAGCTAAATATCTgcactctgctgcagcctccataGTTACCTTTATCAAGGTCTGAGTGCTGCCATTTGTAGCAGGGTGGGTGTTCTGTGCTGAGACAGTGTGAGCGTGTAAGGGGTTAGTGGATTGTGAGGATATAAGTGCAGGGTGTGAATAAGATGCTTCCGGCCTAACACtctgctgcagagcaacagtgagctggagctgtggggaCGTTGGTCCCACCTTATCCAGCACCTGAGATGGGGATGGCATCAAGGACACTGGAATAGGTGAACCTAACACATTTTCATAGTGCAAAGGAGAAAGGGGGGAGACAGCAGGGGTGACAGGGAGAGTCTGTCCAGGAGAGAGGAACATTCGAGAATATGAGGAGGCTGAAGGGTGAGGGACAGAGCAGGTGTGAGGGTAAGAAGACTCAGAGTCAGTCACAGCAGCCATGACCTGGACAGTGGGATACTGGGAAGGGAACTgaagggaaaggaaaggaagaaaatcaaataatcaaaagaaaaaagattaaatacaGAAGGAAGATGCATGAAAACTTGTCTATGTTCTATTTCCtaatatatttaaagaaataacACAAAGGTAATAGGAGCAATACTAATTTAGAAAGATCTCAAATGAACAGAAGAATGAGTGGATGGCCATACCTGGGAAGGTTGTGTTTGGTTGTTTGAACACTGTTGAGTATGGAACTGTTGGTTAACAGGAGcgtgaaaaaagaaaatctttaatATCAAATAATGTAAAGGGATTTAAACCTTGCTGCAATGCATCATTTCATGACAGGATAGAAAAGTCCTGAAGAATCCCACCTGGCTCAACTCCCCATAGGCTTGTGGAGTTGTAGACTGTGCAGACAGGTACTGGTTTTGAGCTGGAGGAGTTGATTGTTGCAGGATGCTGAAGGTAGAACATGAATAGCTTTGTGGGCCAGCATCATGTAGACCAGCAGCAGGGAAACTTTGGTGTGCAGCTGCCACACTAACAGGGGAAGTGGTGGGGAGAGGTTGTGAGGCTGGTGTAGGAGTCTGTTGGAATGTCGACTGGTATGTGTCATGGCTCTGCTGCCGAACTGTTGCCTGCATGGGTTTCTGACTGTGACTAAGGTTAGCTGGAGTTTGGACTTGTTGCTGATTTGTGGTCGGCTGTGCCATTTGTTGTACAAGGTTATGTTGAATTTCTTGATTATGCTGGAGTTGAGGCTTCAGATATCCCTGCCCGACATTTTGGGCTACTTGAATATTGGACTGAGAACTTTGCAGGAAGGTCTGCTGGTTCTCTTGTTGGATTGGCATCTGTTGGCTATAAAGTGCTGGTGTGGAGGAGCTCTGACCAGAATGCTGACTTGAGAGGCAGACTGTGCCTTGAACCTGTTGCAGCACACTGGGAACTTGTGCAGGATGACACTGGGCTTGGGTTGCTAAACCTGGAACTACAGAGCCAGCAGGATAGCTTTGTGATGGGACAGCAGGGGCTGCAGCAGTATGCTGCTGAACAGGAGCAGAATATCCTGATGCAGAGACACTCTGTTGTGTTGTTGGCATCACACAGTTCTGACAAGTCTGTTGGGCTTTTGAAGAAAAGTTTAAAGAACTCGCTGCTGTtggttgttgctgtttgtgACTTGGTGACTGGTAGTTTTGTGGCACAGCTGATGGTATAATATTTCCTGTATTTTGTAGAGTCTGTTGCATATTTGCAGGAACATAACTAGCAGAAAGGCCTGTAACTGAACAGAGACTAGCTGGAGCTGGTGCTGCACAGTGTTGGCCGGTATAGGGAGCAGCTGGGTAACTTTGTCCAAGCTGAAGGTACTGTAGCGGTGCCTGCACCGGTGTGCTGGAAGAGGGCAAGCCATGGATTGTGTGGTGAGTCTGGTGACCTGCTGAACTGGCCTgaggacaaaaaaggaaaaaggacaTTCAAATTAGAAACTTTTGGGTGTCGAAtttaaaaagggagaaattcTGCATCAAACAGCTATAAACAATAACTTTTTCAATATTTAAAAAGGCCCCATATCATAACACTAAATACATGCACGTTAAATTATTGTCTATTAAACATTTACAATGCTCTTCCTTTTTAACGTTGGTTTGTATACTACTTAAGTATGGCTTGGAGTAGTAAAAATGACAGGGAGCCTTTTAAACCATGTTAAATAATTGTACTATAAACTCATAAAAGACCAAAATATGCACAGTGCTTTAATCAAGAGCAAGCAGTAATAAgtctgtgttaaaaaaaaaaaaagggacagaataaaaaaagactCCAAAGGCAGGGAGAGAtccaagagggaaaaaaaaaaagaaatcaagcaGCAATCCCTTTACCTTCAATCATCTATTTAAGGTAAGACAAGGAGCAAGACAGCTGTAGCATTGGGTCAGCAAAGCAGAATAGGAAAGGTGAGATCCAACTGTTAATCTGCAGGGGAAGTTGATTTTctaaaatgaagccattttcCTACAACAGCAGAAGAGGGATGGTGAATTCTGCAGACCGGCACGTCGGCAAAGACATCGATCACACAGAAAGCATTCTGCAAGTTACAAAATGCAGGTGGAACCacaatgactttaaaaaaaaatcaaatgtcaaCGTGGAAGCAATAAGGGAGCTATCAAGTGTGCAAAACACTGCCTCTTAAAACAGCTGCAAAAATGGTTTCTGTGTGATTGGCCTCTTGGAGATCTAACCAGGAGAATGCAGAAATATTCTGATGCTGCTACAGGTGGGGAGACATTAGTTAAGCAGGAATCGGCCCCTCGTGGACAATCTAAAGCGATGTCTGCTACTGTCACCTACCACTCCGATTTCTGCTCCAGACCATTGCTGCTCACCAGCACACAAACTATCTTCAATGTTCTTAGGAGATTCTTTTTCCCCGACCAAACCTCCAGTCAGGAGGCGGCTCTTCATTCTGATGTCTCCATCACTACATACCGGTCTTGGAGCGGCTGAGGACTGTAACAGGAGGTTGTTATGGGTAGTCGTGGGACAAGGTGCTGCTTTGCGGCCAATTATATTAAACAGGGACTGCTGCAGGAGTGAGAAATCTGAGCAATCGCTTGAACCTCTCTGACGGCCAAAACTAAGACTGGGTACTGTTCCAGGGTGTTCACATGAAGAGACTGGCGTGATGATAGATGGGCGGTGGTGGCTTCCTTCTCGTGACCTCTGAAGTAAAGAGAGGCAGGCCTGACATGCATGGCATCTCTGCAGTGCTAAATTGTTATGTTTAGATTTTAGGGTCAGAAGACTACTAAGATCAGAGTGTCTGCGTCCACCTGGCACTGGTATGGTTATATTCTCACTGGTGGTGATGGACTCTCGCCTGATATTGTTGTCACTGAGGCGACGGGGCTGAGAAggtgaagagacaggagagactcGCAGCAGTGGAAGAGCACAATGAGAAGGGACACAATCCTTTTCTCCTGAACGAATGGCAGAGTGGCTGAATTCTGACTGATCTTCTAACAGAGGGGGGGTGGGACTGATTGACCTGGGGGACTGAATAAAGGCACGGAGATGAGCAATGTGGTTGGACCTCAGAGTGTCAATAACAGGGGCACTTCCTCTTCGGGCTGCACCTCCAAACTGAGCTCTGTGTCCTGCCTCCCAAACTTCACTCTTTTCACAAGAGCGGGGGCGGTCCGCCAGAAAAAGGCTACTGCTGTGGCACTATTAGGAGTAACCCCAAAATCAAAGTATGTTactcaaaataacaaaacaacatGTGTGAAATATTGGGCTAAATGTATCTTGCATGATTACATTGCTAATCATGTACATAGGCCAAATAAGTGATGGTACAGAACCTGTGTTATACCATTTCAGCAATATTTGCTTGTAAAGATTTAAATAAATCTACATTTACATAGTCCACCTGGCTATATATGCTTCTGATACAGACCTGCTGTGTTGTCATAGTAATAGGGTCCAGCTGGGACTGGTAGAGGACACTCTGCTGACTGCTGTGGGAGTCTGAATATACAGTGGATCCCATACCACTGTCAAGAGTGCTGTCTGCTGCAGAGACATAAATTGTGTGCTTTTAAAAGCAACTATAGAAAATATATATTGATTAGTTTAATGCATTATGAGGAAGATAAGAATGAGGAAGAATGTCTTACATGTGACTGAGGTGGCGCTGGCCGGTAGGTTCTGAAGCCTGTTGAACTGATCTGCCTCAGAATCTTCTGGTTCCAGCAGTGGCTGGCCTATAAGTGTAGGCCCGGCAGAGATGCCATGGGATGGCATCTGCATCGGATGCGCCCCATCGCCTTGATCcagtgcagctgcagcagacactGTTCTCGCTCTTCTCCATTTGATCAGAGCCACTCGGTCCCTGATTGACTTTCCCACAGTCTTAGAGTCACTCTCATGGAAGAAGCCAGATTCCACCTGAAAAATGAGCATCAGTTTCAGGATATTTTTAGGACAGACCATATGATGGAGAATCACATGATAGAGAAGCTATTTATAATTATTTATAATTAAAGGAGGTGGGAAGAGATTAAATGAAAAAGATAGCACACTCCAAGCACTTCCTAGTTCTTATTTGATAAACATACATAATTTAATCTTTCAGAGTATGCTTTCTAAGTTCACCGAGTTCATCACAGACT
This genomic window from Takifugu rubripes chromosome 3, fTakRub1.2, whole genome shotgun sequence contains:
- the LOC101063786 gene encoding serine/threonine-protein kinase WNK2 isoform X7, whose protein sequence is MEPEATSSSEQRTNCPSGPNSQHERAPNMLEPTGDGSHLDSVVRGGSDPAAYPSSSYRRIVHQRFIRRSLWFSDADEQALETPECDAAAVSGSGGTVLNVHLRTIVDRTRGTSCGIQEDSSTESQGGQKDSATESASADEEKEKCGNALKPTGSEDAKATVKAASEENEEEAEMKAVSTSPGGRFLKFDIELGRGSFKTVYKGLDTETWVEVAWCELQDRKLSKVERQRFKEEAEMLKGLQHPNIVRFYDFWESPLKGKKCIVLVTELMTSGTLKTYLKRFKVMKPKVLRSWCRQILKGLHFLHTRTPPIIHRDLKCDNIFITGPTGSVKIGDLGLATLKAASFAKSVIGTPEFMAPEMYEEHYDEAVDVYAFGMCMLEMATSEYPYSECQNAAQIYRKVTSGVKPASYNKVKDPEIKEIIGECICQKKEERYSIKDLLNHAFFAEDTGVRVELAEEDDGKKASIALKLWVEDHKKLKGKYKESGAIEFTFDLEKEVPEVVAQEMVESGFFHESDSKTVGKSIRDRVALIKWRRARTVSAAAALDQGDGAHPMQMPSHGISAGPTLIGQPLLEPEDSEADQFNRLQNLPASATSVTSDSTLDSGMGSTVYSDSHSSQQSVLYQSQLDPITMTTQQCHSSSLFLADRPRSCEKSEVWEAGHRAQFGGAARRGSAPVIDTLRSNHIAHLRAFIQSPRSISPTPPLLEDQSEFSHSAIRSGEKDCVPSHCALPLLRVSPVSSPSQPRRLSDNNIRRESITTSENITIPVPGGRRHSDLSSLLTLKSKHNNLALQRCHACQACLSLLQRSREGSHHRPSIITPVSSCEHPGTVPSLSFGRQRGSSDCSDFSLLQQSLFNIIGRKAAPCPTTTHNNLLLQSSAAPRPVCSDGDIRMKSRLLTGGLVGEKESPKNIEDSLCAGEQQWSGAEIGVASSAGHQTHHTIHGLPSSSTPVQAPLQYLQLGQSYPAAPYTGQHCAAPAPASLCSVTGLSASYVPANMQQTLQNTGNIIPSAVPQNYQSPSHKQQQPTAASSLNFSSKAQQTCQNCVMPTTQQSVSASGYSAPVQQHTAAAPAVPSQSYPAGSVVPGLATQAQCHPAQVPSVLQQVQGTVCLSSQHSGQSSSTPALYSQQMPIQQENQQTFLQSSQSNIQVAQNVGQGYLKPQLQHNQEIQHNLVQQMAQPTTNQQQVQTPANLSHSQKPMQATVRQQSHDTYQSTFQQTPTPASQPLPTTSPVSVAAAHQSFPAAGLHDAGPQSYSCSTFSILQQSTPPAQNQYLSAQSTTPQAYGELSQFHTQQCSNNQTQPSQFPSQYPTVQVMAAVTDSESSYPHTCSVPHPSASSYSRMFLSPGQTLPVTPAVSPLSPLHYENVLGSPIPVSLMPSPSQVLDKVGPTSPQLQLTVALQQSVRPEASYSHPALISSQSTNPLHAHTVSAQNTHPATNGSTQTLIKDMVSHAELAHSAPLGQPAAFSPPLLNAPDHLGKKNPCQLPLQAQTQSQPQSQIPAQQPSDSQRASSVSVGSSLTQQKPLGTISGSAGQAPTEVITEEQALEKHTGGQGYESVNSDATSGKEMSDGYEGTHGSKGEGKVRKHHRRSTRTRSRQEKISRPKLNILNVCNTGDKMVECQLETHNHKMVTFKFDLDGDAPEEIATYMVENDFILPLEKEAFIEQLKDIVDKAEDMLSEDAEGEKNSEQAGGPKQTDAPGTLGTEGLKPSTPNAPQMMYQQNVLHTGKRWFIICPVAETPLLDDEKPASNASTAQESEKSASSSSRPNDNITTATTTGTSLPSQTVPSSSLSPANTEKARIQQAQPCLAKHAPPAAAAATSHPKSVEEPCISAVSIVTDMPCCAIVPPVSLDVNAIDKRAPGDSRLSQSNQLNHKSSPTGELPQQLAANQSVVLQQPYATPMQPGTVTSQPQSPAHQTSQGSQSSSHQQPGSVGPGESDSEGPRRVDFVDRTIKTLDEKLRNLLYQEHAPLQTSSTASDPQASGTEGVSSTPVSDGQSTEGAHKKKKGESLSQIPECSDVGDSTVSANNSILNTEDITTRNRFQIIPTPPDAIYRVEKSKAILSACSSLAPSSSSGGSHSQTHSKGTKEECANVDRPSAMTSAGNRSTEITKRFSAPPNFYQSTSTSSPDLTPHRMPRAQTIDTPIRHPYQRSTRLCSDSADEDSSSITLPPSHHASPAHALSEHSGSEFMKRAVAFLRRTGRSKSEQSSNSTSQHLVAMNGHAPSPSPAHAHSSYISSDNDSEFEDADMKKELQKLREKHMKEISELQAFQRNEIERLYKELGKTLPPNVGLLHAAPPSGRRRRASKHKLKAGKLLNPMVQQLKNNLNTSSERKGESAASSSSSPAKSSVMSDGSAHSSGSSSSSNPPSVTQEQVHTQQPCSLKGSFSSDNIYAGRHGDGMANQAGPGQGSSLNTTGAQTATSQTQPTAATPSPPPQPIPQLARVQTNNSNNKRGTFTDDLHKLVDDWTKETVAAASQSRPSLNQIRQQRRQQGVEGGAVSRTGAAPHEMKSHYGRSNFQLPLSCPLTATLSPHMATNAAPSAPAMFPPGYLFSAGSYSRMAPGPLYPQQWPGMPSPTGSLGPVGLLGAGRVMPFAAMANPRLESYPLVMRDTENGPCPNKTRTT